One genomic region from Homalodisca vitripennis isolate AUS2020 chromosome 6, UT_GWSS_2.1, whole genome shotgun sequence encodes:
- the LOC124364940 gene encoding uncharacterized protein LOC124364940 isoform X4, with protein sequence MFQGVINQVQLGITNDYDSGTDLLAHIDVSSDQVRGLMFQGVINQVQLGITNDYDSGTDLLAHIDVSSDQVRGLMFQGVINQVQLGITNDYDSGTDLLAHIDVSSDQVRGLMFQGVINQVQLGITNDYDSGTDLLAHIDVSSDQVRGLMFQGVINHVQLGITNDYDSGTDLLAHIDVSSDQVRGLMFQGVINHVQLGITNDYDSGTDLLAHIDVSSDQVRGLMFQGVINHVQLGITNDYDSGTDLLAHIDVSSDQVRGLMLQGLINQVQLGITNDYDSGTDLLAHIDKDNNLVQIGISKDMDAGADLLAHLGVSGGDGDGGNQQFGDVIGGFHGSGGLTTDLNLKLDGPPLSYGRGPFRGLKTPFGGRRGPFNILNGDNINAGYGQGLGRKNFQSNIGESLLGNSLGMGGVAGHIGDGGLANDLGLKLYRAQQSLGNLGQAAQSSLGETKNLLNTLEVANDYVKSALSSGVGHYQEGMDTSGHEFQNQELQGIDDLVGFVSTGGLADGLKQKLYRVEQSLGYLSRAAQASVGYTEGLLQVLGTDESYAQPAVGLDIDNMQEGIGKGFDGLVDLQGGDGLSTGLDLNLEGPQQSYIDLAKGVQTSGGIEDPLGIVKTDNNYAKYSIKL encoded by the exons ATGTTTCAGGGAGTTATCAACCAAGTTCAGCTAGGTATTACGAATGACTACGACTCTGGGACGGATCTCCTTGCCCATATCGATGTAAGTAGTGACCAGGTGAGAGGTCTCATGTTTCAGGGAGTTATCAACCAAGTTCAGCTAGGTATTACGAATGACTACGACTCTGGGACGGATCTCCTTGCCCATATCGATGTAAGTAGTGACCAGGTGAGAGGTCTCATGTTTCAGGGAGTTATCAACCAAGTTCAGCTAGGTATTACGAATGACTACGACTCTGGGACGGATCTCCTTGCCCATATCGATGTAAGTAGTGACCAGGTGAGAGGTCTCATGTTTCAGGGAGTTATCAACCAAGTTCAGCTAGGTATTACGAATGACTACGACTCTGGGACGGATCTCCTTGCCCATATCGATGTAAGTAGTGACCAGGTGAGAGGTCTCATGTTTCAGGGAGTTATCAACCACGTGCAGCTGGGTATTACAAATGACTACGACTCTGGGACGGATCTCCTTGCCCATATCGATGTAAGTAGTGACCAGGTGAGAGGTCTCATGTTTCAGGGAGTTATCAACCACGTGCAGCTGGGTATTACGAATGACTACGACTCTGGGACGGATCTCCTTGCCCATATCGATGTAAGTAGTGACCAGGTGAGAGGTCTCATGTTTCAGGGAGTTATCAACCACGTGCAGCTGGGTATTACAAATGACTACGACTCTGGGACGGATCTCCTTGCCCATATCGATGTAAGTAGTGACCAGGTGAGAGGTCTCATGTTGCAGGGACTTATCAACCAAGTTCAGCTAGGTATTACGAATGACTACGACTCTGGGACGGATCTCCTTGCCCATATCGAT AAAGACAACAACCTTGTGCAAATTGGCATTTCCAAAGATATGGATGCTGGGGCGGATCTCCTTGCACATCTTGGTGTGAGTGGTGGGGATGGCGACGGAGGTAACCAG caGTTTGGTGATGTGATTGGTGGTTTCCACGGCTCTGGCGGGCTTACCACTGATTTGAACCTCAAGTTGGATGGACCCCCGCTGAGCTACGGCCGCGGGCCATTCAGAGGTTTGAAAACACCTTTCGGAGGACGTAGAGGTCCATTTAACATCTTGAATGGTGATAATATCAATGCAGGATATGGACAAGGTTTGGGAAGGAAAAATTTCCAAAGCAACATCGGGGAATCCTTGCTCGGAAATTCCTTA GGCATGGGCGGAGTGGCCGGCCATATCGGCGATGGAGGACTCGCCAACGATTTGGGACTCAAGCTGTACAGAGCGCAGCAGAGCTTGGGCAACCTCGGACAAGCTGCCCAGTCGTCTCTCGGAGAAACTAAAAATCTATTGAATACCTTAGAAGTTGCCAACGACTATGTGAAGTCAGCATTATCCTCGGGGGTGGGACACTATCAAGAAGGAATGGATACTTCAGGCCATGAATTTCAAAATCAAGAG TTGCAGGGAATCGACGATTTGGTTGGTTTCGTCAGCACAGGCGGACTCGCCGATGGTCTGAAGCAAAAGTTATACAGAGTTGAGCAGAGTCTAGGCTACCTCTCAAGAGCTGCTCAAGCGTCTGTTGGATATACTGAGGGTCTTTTACAAGTGCTAGGGACTGATGAGAGCTACGCACAGCCTGCAGTAGGACTGGACATTGACAACATGCAAGAGGGTATAGGCAAG GGATTCGATGGATTGGTTGATCTTCAAGGTGGCGACGGACTCTCCACCGGTCTGGACCTCAATTTGGAAGGACCTCAGCAAAGCTACATCGACCTGGCCAAAGGTGTTCAGACATCTGGGGGAATTGAAGATCCGCTAGGAATCGTAAAAACTGATAACAATTACGCGAAGTATTCAATAAAGTTGTGA
- the LOC124364940 gene encoding uncharacterized protein LOC124364940 isoform X1 encodes MFQGVINQVQLGITNDYDSGTDLLAHIDVSSDQVRGLMFQGVINQVQLGITNDYDSGTDLLAHIDVSSDQVRGLMFQGVINQVQLGITNDYDSGTDLLAHIDVSSDQVRGLMFQGVINQVQLGITNDYDSGTDLLAHIDVSSDQVRGLMFQGVINHVQLGITNDYDSGTDLLAHIDVSSDQVRGLMFQGVINHVQLGITNDYDSGTDLLAHIDVSSDQVRGLMFQGVINHVQLGITNDYDSGTDLLAHIDVSSDQVRGLMLQGLINQVQLGITNDYDSGTDLLAHIDKDNNLVQIGISKDMDAGADLLAHLGVSGGDGDGGNQQFGDVIGGFHGSGGLTTDLNLKLDGPPLSYGRGPFRGLKTPFGGRRGPFNILNGDNINAGYGQGLGRKNFQSNIGESLLGNSLGMGGVAGHIGDGGLANDLGLKLYRAQQSLGNLGQAAQSSLGETKNLLNTLEVANDYVKSALSSGVGHYQEGMDTSGHEFQNQEGIGGMGNLVGADGLSDALKLKLYRADQSLGDLSRAAQTTFGYTEDLLKTVATDIDYSKHLKNVWDTIVEIERLKIETGLDLLNYKLQGIDDLVGFVSTGGLADGLKQKLYRVEQSLGYLSRAAQASVGYTEGLLQVLGTDESYAQPAVGLDIDNMQEGIGKGFDGLVDLQGGDGLSTGLDLNLEGPQQSYIDLAKGVQTSGGIEDPLGIVKTDNNYAKYSIKL; translated from the exons ATGTTTCAGGGAGTTATCAACCAAGTTCAGCTAGGTATTACGAATGACTACGACTCTGGGACGGATCTCCTTGCCCATATCGATGTAAGTAGTGACCAGGTGAGAGGTCTCATGTTTCAGGGAGTTATCAACCAAGTTCAGCTAGGTATTACGAATGACTACGACTCTGGGACGGATCTCCTTGCCCATATCGATGTAAGTAGTGACCAGGTGAGAGGTCTCATGTTTCAGGGAGTTATCAACCAAGTTCAGCTAGGTATTACGAATGACTACGACTCTGGGACGGATCTCCTTGCCCATATCGATGTAAGTAGTGACCAGGTGAGAGGTCTCATGTTTCAGGGAGTTATCAACCAAGTTCAGCTAGGTATTACGAATGACTACGACTCTGGGACGGATCTCCTTGCCCATATCGATGTAAGTAGTGACCAGGTGAGAGGTCTCATGTTTCAGGGAGTTATCAACCACGTGCAGCTGGGTATTACAAATGACTACGACTCTGGGACGGATCTCCTTGCCCATATCGATGTAAGTAGTGACCAGGTGAGAGGTCTCATGTTTCAGGGAGTTATCAACCACGTGCAGCTGGGTATTACGAATGACTACGACTCTGGGACGGATCTCCTTGCCCATATCGATGTAAGTAGTGACCAGGTGAGAGGTCTCATGTTTCAGGGAGTTATCAACCACGTGCAGCTGGGTATTACAAATGACTACGACTCTGGGACGGATCTCCTTGCCCATATCGATGTAAGTAGTGACCAGGTGAGAGGTCTCATGTTGCAGGGACTTATCAACCAAGTTCAGCTAGGTATTACGAATGACTACGACTCTGGGACGGATCTCCTTGCCCATATCGAT AAAGACAACAACCTTGTGCAAATTGGCATTTCCAAAGATATGGATGCTGGGGCGGATCTCCTTGCACATCTTGGTGTGAGTGGTGGGGATGGCGACGGAGGTAACCAG caGTTTGGTGATGTGATTGGTGGTTTCCACGGCTCTGGCGGGCTTACCACTGATTTGAACCTCAAGTTGGATGGACCCCCGCTGAGCTACGGCCGCGGGCCATTCAGAGGTTTGAAAACACCTTTCGGAGGACGTAGAGGTCCATTTAACATCTTGAATGGTGATAATATCAATGCAGGATATGGACAAGGTTTGGGAAGGAAAAATTTCCAAAGCAACATCGGGGAATCCTTGCTCGGAAATTCCTTA GGCATGGGCGGAGTGGCCGGCCATATCGGCGATGGAGGACTCGCCAACGATTTGGGACTCAAGCTGTACAGAGCGCAGCAGAGCTTGGGCAACCTCGGACAAGCTGCCCAGTCGTCTCTCGGAGAAACTAAAAATCTATTGAATACCTTAGAAGTTGCCAACGACTATGTGAAGTCAGCATTATCCTCGGGGGTGGGACACTATCAAGAAGGAATGGATACTTCAGGCCATGAATTTCAAAATCAAGAG GGAATTGGTGGTATGGGCAACCTCGTGGGGGCTGACGGACTCTCCGACGCTCTAAAGCTGAAGTTGTACAGAGCTGACCAGAGCCTAGGCGACCTCTCCAGAGCTGCCCAGACGACTTTCGGTTACACGGAGGATCTATTAAAAACTGTAGCAACTGATATCGACTActcaaaacatttgaaaaacgtCTGGGATACTATAGTAGAAATAGAAAGGTTGAAGATAGAAACGGGCCTAGATCTTCTCAACTACAAG TTGCAGGGAATCGACGATTTGGTTGGTTTCGTCAGCACAGGCGGACTCGCCGATGGTCTGAAGCAAAAGTTATACAGAGTTGAGCAGAGTCTAGGCTACCTCTCAAGAGCTGCTCAAGCGTCTGTTGGATATACTGAGGGTCTTTTACAAGTGCTAGGGACTGATGAGAGCTACGCACAGCCTGCAGTAGGACTGGACATTGACAACATGCAAGAGGGTATAGGCAAG GGATTCGATGGATTGGTTGATCTTCAAGGTGGCGACGGACTCTCCACCGGTCTGGACCTCAATTTGGAAGGACCTCAGCAAAGCTACATCGACCTGGCCAAAGGTGTTCAGACATCTGGGGGAATTGAAGATCCGCTAGGAATCGTAAAAACTGATAACAATTACGCGAAGTATTCAATAAAGTTGTGA